A stretch of Segatella copri DNA encodes these proteins:
- the traN gene encoding conjugative transposon protein TraN, with translation MKKTTIMFALMLGVACTASAQKTGKKKAQKSVKTEQVSNVSSDQEEKLTLTKEVYPQKEENSNLYHGLTKKLTFDRMIPPHGLEVTYDKTVHILFPASVKYVDLGSEDLIAGKADGAENVIRVKAAVKNFKKETNMSVITENGSFYTFNVKYAKEPLMLNIEMADFIHDGEAVNRPNNAQEIYLKELGKESPMLVHLIMKSIHKENKRKVKHIGSKRFGIQYLLKGIYVHSDLLYFHTEIKNQSNVPFDVDYVTFKVVDKKVAKRTAIQEQVLLPVRAYNYVVRVAGKKTEQTVFCLPKFTIPDDKELVVEMNEKEGGRHQSFVVENSDLVRALTINELSVK, from the coding sequence ATGAAAAAGACAACAATCATGTTCGCCCTTATGCTGGGCGTAGCCTGCACTGCATCAGCGCAGAAGACAGGCAAGAAAAAAGCGCAGAAGTCTGTAAAGACTGAGCAAGTAAGCAATGTTTCTTCCGACCAGGAAGAGAAGCTGACCTTGACCAAGGAGGTGTATCCGCAGAAGGAAGAGAACAGCAACCTCTATCACGGCTTGACCAAGAAGTTGACCTTCGACCGCATGATTCCACCTCATGGTTTGGAAGTGACTTATGACAAGACGGTTCATATTCTCTTTCCTGCCTCTGTCAAGTACGTTGACTTGGGTTCAGAGGATTTGATAGCTGGCAAGGCGGACGGTGCGGAGAATGTTATCCGTGTAAAAGCAGCCGTGAAGAACTTCAAGAAAGAGACCAATATGAGCGTCATCACGGAGAATGGCTCATTCTACACATTCAATGTGAAGTATGCCAAGGAACCGCTCATGCTCAATATCGAGATGGCTGACTTCATCCATGACGGTGAGGCGGTGAACCGTCCGAACAATGCACAGGAGATTTATCTCAAGGAGTTGGGCAAGGAAAGTCCCATGCTGGTACACCTCATCATGAAGTCCATCCATAAGGAGAACAAGCGCAAGGTGAAGCACATCGGCAGCAAGCGTTTCGGAATCCAGTACCTTTTGAAGGGCATCTATGTACACAGCGACTTGCTGTATTTCCACACAGAAATCAAGAACCAGAGCAACGTGCCGTTTGACGTGGACTATGTCACGTTCAAGGTGGTGGACAAGAAGGTGGCGAAGCGAACCGCCATTCAGGAGCAGGTGCTTCTTCCTGTCCGTGCCTACAACTATGTGGTGCGTGTGGCTGGCAAGAAAACGGAGCAGACGGTGTTCTGCTTGCCGAAATTTACCATTCCCGACGACAAGGAGCTTGTCGTGGAGATGAACGAGAAGGAAGGCGGTCGCCATCAGTCGTTTGTCGTGGAGAACAGCGACTTGGTGCGAGCTTTGACAATCAACGAACTTAGCGTGAAGTAA
- the traM gene encoding conjugative transposon protein TraM produces MEKEKNDKVEPDKAPKEKKPLTEEQRIKRNKMIAIPCMCLVCALVLWLIFKPSASEGEKGSKGFNMEMPDAEKTDVEADKRKAYSKEDLANKQKEKSRAMNTLGEYMPGIDSTASGQGKDFDLMQSGQQPTKEERKEADAIRSSAEAYQTLNTTLGGFYEQPQQGGSSEDAELRKRLDELEASMMQQENKRSNMDEQVALMEKSYQLAAKYMPGGNANAASPSSAETATEENKEAVTKGKKAKVSSVRQVQRRVVSSLTRPMSNEEFVASYSEKASARFNTAIGRGGVSDKNTISACIHGNQTITDGQAVRLRLLEAMRVGNREIPRNSVIVGVARLQGERLSIALKSIEHNGMIIPIELAVYDNDGQEGIFIPKSMEVDAANEVGANMGSSLNSSINISSNAGAQLASDLGKGVIQGVSQYISKKMRTVKIHLKAGYRVMLYQEED; encoded by the coding sequence ATGGAGAAGGAGAAGAATGACAAGGTGGAGCCGGATAAGGCTCCAAAGGAAAAGAAGCCTTTGACAGAGGAACAGCGTATCAAGCGCAACAAGATGATAGCCATACCGTGCATGTGTCTCGTCTGCGCATTGGTGTTATGGCTCATCTTCAAGCCGTCGGCATCAGAGGGTGAGAAAGGCAGCAAGGGATTCAACATGGAAATGCCTGATGCGGAGAAGACTGATGTGGAGGCGGACAAGCGTAAGGCATACTCCAAGGAGGATCTTGCCAACAAGCAAAAGGAAAAAAGCAGAGCAATGAACACTCTTGGTGAGTACATGCCAGGCATTGATTCGACAGCATCCGGTCAAGGCAAGGATTTTGACCTGATGCAGTCTGGGCAGCAGCCAACAAAGGAAGAAAGGAAAGAGGCGGATGCCATCCGCTCGTCTGCCGAGGCATACCAAACCTTGAACACGACCTTGGGCGGTTTCTATGAACAGCCACAGCAAGGGGGAAGCAGCGAAGATGCTGAGTTGAGGAAACGTCTTGACGAGCTGGAGGCAAGCATGATGCAGCAGGAAAACAAGCGTTCCAATATGGACGAGCAAGTCGCCCTTATGGAGAAGTCCTATCAACTTGCGGCAAAGTACATGCCTGGTGGAAATGCCAATGCGGCAAGTCCTTCATCGGCTGAAACAGCAACAGAGGAAAACAAGGAAGCTGTCACCAAGGGCAAGAAAGCCAAGGTTTCCTCTGTAAGGCAAGTGCAAAGGCGTGTGGTCTCGTCTTTGACCCGCCCCATGAGTAACGAGGAGTTTGTCGCCTCTTACTCGGAAAAGGCTTCGGCAAGGTTCAATACCGCCATCGGAAGAGGTGGTGTTTCCGACAAAAACACGATTTCTGCCTGCATCCACGGCAACCAGACCATAACGGACGGACAGGCAGTAAGGTTGAGACTGCTGGAAGCCATGCGTGTCGGCAATAGAGAGATACCACGAAATTCTGTCATTGTCGGAGTGGCACGATTGCAAGGCGAAAGGCTTTCCATAGCCTTGAAGTCCATTGAGCACAACGGCATGATTATCCCGATTGAGCTTGCCGTCTATGACAATGACGGTCAGGAGGGCATCTTCATTCCGAAGTCGATGGAGGTTGACGCAGCCAATGAAGTCGGTGCCAACATGGGAAGCTCGCTGAACAGCAGCATCAACATTTCCTCCAATGCCGGGGCACAGCTTGCCTCCGACTTGGGAAAAGGTGTCATACAAGGCGTGTCGCAGTATATCTCCAAGAAGATGCGTACCGTCAAGATACACCTGAAGGCTGGCTACAGGGTCATGCTCTACCAAGAGGAAGATTAG
- the traK gene encoding conjugative transposon protein TraK gives MEFKSLKNIETSFRQIRLFCIVLVIGCAVVAICSVVFAFRFAEKQREKIYVLDGGKSLMLALSQDLSQNRPAEAREHVRRFHELFFTLSPEKSAIEHNVKRALLLADKSAYNYYQDFAEKGFYNRLIAGNINQSLQVDSVVCNFDNYPYQAKTYARQVILRESNVTERSLVTVCRLVNATRSDDNPNGFTIEGFTIVENRDISTVER, from the coding sequence ATGGAATTCAAGTCATTGAAGAATATCGAGACCTCGTTCAGGCAGATACGCCTGTTCTGCATCGTCCTCGTCATCGGTTGCGCTGTTGTCGCAATATGTTCGGTGGTGTTCGCATTCAGATTTGCGGAGAAGCAACGCGAGAAGATATACGTCCTTGATGGAGGCAAGTCGCTGATGCTCGCCCTCTCGCAAGACCTCTCACAGAACAGACCTGCCGAGGCAAGGGAACACGTGAGACGCTTTCATGAGCTGTTCTTTACGCTATCTCCCGAAAAGAGCGCCATCGAGCACAACGTGAAACGAGCCTTGCTGCTGGCAGACAAGAGCGCATACAACTATTACCAGGACTTTGCGGAGAAAGGTTTTTACAACAGACTCATCGCGGGAAACATCAACCAGTCGCTGCAAGTTGACAGCGTGGTCTGTAACTTTGATAACTACCCTTATCAAGCCAAGACCTACGCACGGCAGGTGATACTCCGAGAGAGCAATGTGACGGAGAGAAGTCTTGTCACCGTATGCAGGTTGGTGAACGCCACACGCTCCGACGACAACCCGAATGGTTTTACCATTGAAGGTTTCACCATTGTGGAGAACAGGGACATCAGTACAGTAGAACGATAA
- a CDS encoding toprim domain-containing protein, with amino-acid sequence MDINEIKQVPIVDFLYILGIEPVKHKASGLWYHAPYRNDRNPSLRVSTDKNVWYDYGIARGGDIFNLAGEFINSNEFVAQAKFISETLGGSFPTSFQHYQRTEEKAVKAKGNPFSDIVEKALSHPALRQYLRERGISADVASRFCCQVEYRYNGKQFFAVGFKNNSDGYEIRNRFFKGCVSPKDVTLIGRNSNVCHLYEGFMDFLSAVMLGIGRGEDHIILNSVANMQKVHHLLDGYAQVYCHLDNDEAGENACVELQKRYGDKFIDHSHLYTGYKDLNEYLMSHKTRK; translated from the coding sequence ATGGATATCAATGAAATCAAACAAGTGCCTATCGTGGACTTTCTCTATATTCTCGGCATTGAGCCTGTCAAGCACAAGGCTTCGGGACTTTGGTATCATGCGCCATACCGCAACGACCGCAATCCTTCGCTTCGGGTATCAACGGACAAGAATGTCTGGTATGACTATGGCATCGCCAGAGGTGGTGACATCTTCAACCTCGCAGGGGAGTTCATCAACAGCAATGAGTTTGTGGCACAAGCCAAGTTCATATCTGAAACGCTTGGTGGCAGTTTCCCGACATCGTTTCAGCATTATCAAAGAACAGAAGAAAAGGCTGTGAAGGCGAAAGGCAATCCCTTTAGTGATATTGTGGAAAAGGCATTGAGCCATCCTGCACTTCGGCAATACTTGCGTGAGCGTGGCATATCGGCTGACGTGGCGAGCCGTTTCTGCTGTCAGGTGGAATACCGATACAATGGCAAACAGTTCTTTGCTGTCGGTTTCAAGAACAACAGCGATGGCTACGAGATACGCAACCGCTTCTTCAAAGGTTGCGTGTCGCCAAAGGACGTCACTCTCATTGGCAGGAACAGCAACGTCTGCCATCTGTACGAGGGTTTTATGGATTTCCTCTCTGCCGTCATGCTCGGTATAGGTCGTGGTGAGGATCATATTATCCTCAATTCGGTGGCTAATATGCAAAAGGTGCATCATCTTTTAGATGGCTATGCACAAGTGTATTGTCACTTGGACAATGACGAAGCTGGCGAGAATGCCTGTGTCGAACTGCAAAAGCGATATGGCGATAAGTTCATTGACCATTCGCATCTATACACAGGTTACAAGGACTTGAACGAGTACCTGATGAGCCATAAGACAAGAAAGTAA
- a CDS encoding conjugal transfer protein TraO, with amino-acid sequence MKRRNIAIMAMLALTAGQAFAQRCLPQMKGIEVKVGMADGVYNGKKSCKAGYYAGLGLSSYTKGGDKWTYGAEYLQVHQPYRNTSVPIAQMTGEFGYSYNFLSDNSKTVLFYIGGTALAGYESVNWGKRTMSDGATLQNKGAFIYGGAVALETEIYLSDAIALTASVKERLVWGNSTGHFHTQFGIGMKFIIN; translated from the coding sequence ATGAAAAGAAGAAACATTGCAATCATGGCGATGCTTGCCCTCACCGCAGGGCAGGCATTCGCCCAACGATGCCTTCCTCAGATGAAAGGCATCGAGGTGAAGGTCGGCATGGCTGACGGAGTATATAACGGCAAGAAGTCCTGCAAGGCTGGCTATTATGCAGGTCTCGGACTTTCGAGCTATACCAAAGGTGGTGACAAGTGGACGTATGGGGCGGAATATCTGCAAGTACATCAGCCTTACCGTAACACTTCCGTTCCAATAGCACAAATGACGGGCGAGTTCGGTTATTCCTACAACTTCCTTTCCGACAACAGTAAGACGGTGCTGTTCTATATCGGAGGTACGGCACTGGCTGGCTATGAGTCCGTAAACTGGGGCAAGAGAACCATGTCGGACGGAGCGACCTTGCAGAACAAGGGAGCGTTTATCTATGGTGGTGCCGTGGCATTGGAAACGGAAATATACCTGTCGGATGCTATAGCTTTGACCGCTTCCGTTAAGGAAAGGCTTGTTTGGGGCAACAGCACGGGACATTTCCACACGCAGTTTGGCATCGGCATGAAGTTCATCATCAACTAA
- a CDS encoding DUF3872 domain-containing protein, which translates to MKTMKKNNKIKKSVSVLAFLFVCAVSVILSSCSDELDIQQSYPFKVETMPVPKDIVRGQTVEIRCELKAEGKFDGTIYTIRYFQHDGKGSLRMENGTVFQPNDRYLLENEKFRLYYTSASTETQTLTVVVEDNFGKSYEVEFNFNDTDEEEEFARSANKLGSV; encoded by the coding sequence ATCAAGACAATGAAGAAGAACAATAAAATCAAGAAATCAGTGAGCGTATTGGCATTCCTTTTCGTGTGTGCCGTGTCGGTAATCCTTTCATCGTGCAGCGATGAGCTGGACATTCAGCAGTCGTATCCTTTCAAGGTGGAGACGATGCCTGTGCCAAAGGACATTGTGCGTGGACAGACCGTTGAAATCCGCTGCGAGTTGAAGGCGGAGGGAAAGTTTGACGGCACCATCTATACCATCCGCTATTTTCAGCATGACGGAAAAGGCTCGTTGAGAATGGAGAACGGAACGGTGTTCCAACCAAACGACCGCTATCTGTTGGAGAACGAGAAGTTCCGTCTTTACTATACCTCGGCAAGCACGGAGACACAGACGCTGACAGTGGTGGTGGAGGACAACTTCGGCAAGTCATACGAAGTGGAGTTCAACTTCAACGATACTGATGAGGAGGAAGAGTTTGCGAGAAGTGCCAACAAACTCGGTAGCGTATGA
- a CDS encoding TraL conjugative transposon family protein — protein sequence MENPIKTIQEKVNGMKGRLRDRLDSLPPRVRLKVVLVMFGLFALCSLYMIGSAIINFGNGKTSNIEVEHIESVKLPTDKGQQVTNQNELTHGEGEE from the coding sequence ATGGAAAATCCGATAAAGACAATCCAAGAAAAGGTGAATGGTATGAAGGGAAGACTGCGTGACAGGCTGGATTCCCTTCCGCCAAGGGTGAGACTGAAAGTCGTGCTCGTCATGTTCGGCTTGTTTGCCCTCTGTAGCCTTTACATGATAGGTTCAGCCATCATCAACTTTGGAAACGGCAAGACCTCAAATATAGAGGTTGAGCATATTGAGAGTGTAAAGTTGCCCACCGACAAGGGGCAGCAAGTGACCAACCAAAATGAATTGACACATGGAGAAGGAGAAGAATGA
- a CDS encoding lysozyme produces the protein MRLMILLALLLVSGSLSAQTQGAIKRVRHVSRFELAVACIKKYEGLHGPKHHPYVGYGHKLLPGERFSPRMTERQADALLRSDLRKLCAMFRDFGRDSLLLAALAYNVGCGKVMKSRMYAKMRSGNRNIYRDYVDFKRWNGKIVPSIERRRKMEYLLLFTP, from the coding sequence ATGAGGTTGATGATATTGTTAGCCTTGCTTCTTGTATCGGGCAGCTTGTCTGCCCAGACGCAAGGGGCGATAAAGCGAGTTCGTCATGTGTCACGTTTTGAGTTGGCTGTCGCCTGCATCAAGAAGTACGAGGGTCTGCACGGACCGAAGCATCATCCTTATGTCGGATATGGGCACAAGCTGTTGCCTGGCGAGCGGTTTTCTCCAAGAATGACGGAACGGCAAGCCGATGCATTGCTGCGCTCTGACCTCAGAAAGCTCTGCGCCATGTTTCGTGACTTCGGTCGTGACTCGCTGCTCTTGGCTGCACTTGCCTACAATGTGGGATGTGGAAAGGTGATGAAAAGCCGGATGTATGCCAAGATGCGAAGTGGCAACAGAAACATCTATCGTGACTATGTGGACTTCAAAAGGTGGAACGGAAAGATAGTGCCTTCCATCGAGCGAAGAAGAAAAATGGAGTATCTGCTCTTGTTTACTCCATAG